The following proteins are encoded in a genomic region of Pyricularia oryzae 70-15 chromosome 6, whole genome shotgun sequence:
- a CDS encoding carnitinyl-CoA dehydratase, producing MSPPTFTSPPPEVANTLVTFPSPHVLLATLNRPKQLNAIPTFQHRDMELLWQWYDSEPTLRCAVLTGTGRAFCAGADLRQWNDTHAAAKDGEEPRRHVPISTAGFGGMGNRVGKKPIVIACNGLAFGGGMEMVINADMVVAGTSAKFGLPEAGKGVVVLGGALPRLIRTVGKQRASELTLLGRTGYTAEQMRDWGIVNFVVEEARVLEEALKVAGEVAANSPDSVIVNREGLRLGWEGVGPELGTAMLAQGMFGRIDGGENMQEGVRSFVERRKPKWVDSKL from the exons ATGTCGCCTCCTACGTTcacatcaccaccacccgAGGTCGCAAACACTCTCGTGACGTTTCCATCACCGCACGTCCTGCTTGCCACTCTCAACAGACCAAAACAGCTCAATGCCATTCCTAcc TTTCAACATAGAGACATGGAACTCCTCTGGCAGTGGTACGACAGCGAGCCGACGCTCCGGTGCGCAGTACTGACGGGCACGGGGCGGGCTTTTTGCGCGGGCGCGGACCTGCGTCAGTGGAACGACACTCACGCGGCGGCAAAGGACGGCGAGGAGCCGCGCCGGCACGTCCCTATCAGCACGGCCGGGTTCGGCGGCATGGGCAACCGGGTGGGCAAGAAGCCCATCGTGATTGCGTGCAACGGCCTCGCCTTTGGCGGCGGCATGGAGATGGTCATCAACGCCGACATGGTGGTGGCCGGCACGTCGGCAAAGTTTGGCCTGCCCGAGGCGGGCAAGGGCGTCGTGGTCCTCGGGGGCGCGCTGCCCAGGCTCATCAGGACGGTGGGCAAGCAGCGCGCCAGCGAGCTGACCCTCCTCGGCAGGACCGGCTACACGGCCGAGCAGATGCGCGACTGGGGTATTGTCAACTTTGTGGTCGAGGAGGCCAGGGTCCTGGAGGAGGCGCTCAAGGTCGCCGGCGAGGTCGCGGCCAACTCGCCCGACTCCGTTATTGTGAACCGCGAGGGGCTGAGGCTGGGTTGGGAGGGCGTCGGGCCGGAGCTTGGGACCGCGATGCTGGCGCAGGGCATGTTTGGGCGGATCGACGGCGGGGAGAACATGCAGGAGGGGGTCAGGAGCTTTGTGGAGAGGAGAAAGCCGAAGTGGGTCGACAGCAAGTTGTAA